The Rhododendron vialii isolate Sample 1 chromosome 3a, ASM3025357v1 nucleotide sequence TAGTGTATAGAATGGAAGGAGTTGGCGAACAAGAGTTACGAGATGACTAGATTAGGTAATTGGTTCAAAATCCATATGTTGTAAGGTGAAGACGTTTGAGGAGACACTTATTGAGACCCATCAAAGGTGTGTTTCAGTATGATGAGTTAAAAGCTCTTTCCAATCTTACCTCTAAAAGGTTAGTGACAGAGTTGATAATACCATTATTCTAGCACAGTTGTGGCTTGAGTCGTAGGGAATATTTTCCATCACTTCTCCTACGAGAACCCCTTCGGCCTTTTTCCCCCAGTTTGTGTATATTGTTTAcacatgaaaagaaaaacccCATTGTGTGAATTCATAGAAGGTGTAGAAGGACTCAAAGACATTTTGTGGATGGCATCAGTATTTTTTGAAGTTCGGATACTAGTTGTTGCCTATTCCATGTAGTTCTGGTTTTCCTTGTGCTGTTATAATGCAATAAAATAGGCTTGGGAGTAACTGCATTTTCAATCTGAAATGCAGGAGAAGGATGTTGAggcaatcaaacaaaatctccTTCAAGGCTATGAGAATAGCTTTTGGACTTGCAGTGCTTCCAAACTTGAGTATTCTGGTACCGCAATTATTTCACAGGTATGGTTACTATTTCTATTGGTGATCTGTTGTATTGCATGGACTCTTCCGAATATATGATTGCTTGTATATGAAACTCAACACTTGGGGTATGGGATACCAGTCCAACATTTGTGGTTCGGCATATACCTGATGGGCATATTTATAAACTGCAATATTATGCATGCCATTGCATGGAATAATAGAACACACCTTGAGCCATTGTTTTACGTTTAATAGGTTTTGCAACATTGTGAAGTTTCTTGTTGTATGGTTGCATCATTCCAGGTGTTCAACATGAGCTTGAATATTTGCTTTCATGTTTCTTGCTATTTGACAGATAGAGCCACGATGGTGAAGGAAGGCTTGTTACTATGGAGTTTGATATATATTATCTGtgaagatgtagagagagacagaggcgTAGAATGGGAACCCTCAAACTTAGGGTTTATTTCTCATACGTTAAAGTTATATACAAGAGAAGAAGGTAATTACACTAAGACCCTTCTCTCACCACTAATTATACATTACACCCATAtcttaacactccccctcaagttggtgcgaagatatcaatcaagtccaacttgaacacaatggggtggaaactcttgctaccaagcccttttgtgaatatgtcagCTAGTTGATCTTCCGATCTCACAAatggcatacatatcaaaccatTACTCAgcttttccttgatgaagtgcctgtcaatctctatatgcttTGTTCTGTTATGTTGAACATGATTATGAACAATGTTAATGGCTGCTTTATTGccacagtagagtttcatacGACCACTATGAGAAATTCTCAAATCACGTAACAcggtttggagccacaagagctcataAACACCATGAGTAATAGCTCTATACTCGGCTTCTGCACTAGACTGGGCGACAATTGATTacttcttacttcgccaagtaatcaaatttccaaaaagaaagTACAGTAGCCAAAAGTAGAGCGTCTATCATTCATAGAACCAGCCAGGCGGCATCAGTGAATGCCTTCAATCGCAAgtgaccatgattagagaacagaATGCCTCTCTTTGGAGCTGATTTGAGATATCTCAAGATCCGATAAATTGCATCCAGATGTGAAGTACGAAGATCATGGATAAACTGACTAATAACACCCACTGCATAAAGTAACATCCGTTCGAGTGTGAGCTAAGTGTCCCACAAGTAGCTGATACCTCTTTTTATCAGTGCGTTCTCCCACATCtgcactaagatgatgattctcctcaataggagaatttgCAGGTCTACAACCCAAcatatttgtttctttcaaaagatcaagtatatattTCCGTTGGGAGACAAAAAATACCTCTATCTGACCTGGCCACTTCCATTCTAAGGAAGTACTTTAGTGGTCCATTTTCCTTAATCTCAAATTCTTGAGCCAAACTAGACTTAAGATCAAGAATCTCATTCTCATCATTGtttgtcattattatatcatcaacataaacaataaggacacCAATCTTACCAGCACCCTTTTTGATGAACATAGTGTGAAGGAATGTATTCGTCACATCAAACTGGTGAACAGGCCAATTCAAATTGGCAGCACAAAAAAGTAGAGCTCGCCTTAGTAGCAGGATTCGTGTGAACTGGCTTCGCTCCCAACATAGAAGCGCAAATTTTTCGCTCCAAAGTTAGATTTGTGACTGGAATGCCATCCCATCGACAGAGGAGCGCGATCCCAAGTTAGATTCGTGACTGGAATGCCATCCCATCGACAGAGGAGCACGATCCCGACTGACCTCGAAGCATTTGGTCCTCTGGTTccaaaaaaaggaagacaaagagagagaaaaagacaacgaagagagagagagaggtactgACCCTCGAAATCAAAGACAATGAAGAATTGCAGTAGCTGCTTTTGTTGAGTTAGGGTTTTACTCATACTTTTTTGCTTTGGGCCATTTGTGGGATTGGGCcaacatttttattatatagCCCACTTGTCCAAAGCTTGTACATTTTTCAACTAATGGGTTATAAAGACATTTCTTTAACTAATGGGCCATAATAACACATGCTTACTCCCTATCATTTTTAATATTTGGGcttgaaataaataaaatctaaATAAGTGGTGATATTTTAAAAGGTAATTGCATttatttcaataattaatatata carries:
- the LOC131319400 gene encoding uncharacterized protein LOC131319400, which gives rise to MVEKMIASEKNDTWELTLLPGGKKLVGCKWVFTVTQNADGIVERYKFDVTNTFLHTMFIKKGAGKIGVLIVYVDDIIMTNNDENEILDLKSSLAQEFEIKENGPLKYFLRMEVARSDRVGVISQFIHDLRTSHLDAIYRILRYLKSAPKRGILFSNHGHLRLKAFTDAAWLVL